In a single window of the Luteolibacter yonseiensis genome:
- a CDS encoding C40 family peptidase yields MKLLLLLLLSLVLVSCAKRVTRDEAVATAYRYTQVTWLPENRHVRHGPDSQGIVVHTPDTSVAEHGDKRGWWKPGVWAKGMPYQWGGFDTPESFLEKIAAGKKAGDIGNAAKRKLGDEGTSTESCGIDCSGFVSRCWNLRRPYSTREMHEICDRLESWTDLQPGDILLNDKHVVLFVEWLVPGKEMVGYEAGPFPVWRVSACGLFTHKLKSQGYAPWRYRGIRDKS; encoded by the coding sequence GTGAAATTGCTCCTCCTTCTTCTCCTGTCGTTGGTCCTCGTGTCTTGTGCGAAGCGGGTGACGCGGGATGAAGCCGTCGCCACGGCCTATCGTTACACCCAGGTGACATGGCTGCCGGAAAACAGGCATGTGAGGCATGGACCGGATTCGCAGGGAATCGTGGTGCACACTCCGGACACCTCGGTGGCGGAACATGGCGACAAACGAGGTTGGTGGAAGCCCGGAGTATGGGCGAAGGGAATGCCCTATCAATGGGGTGGCTTCGACACTCCGGAATCATTTCTCGAAAAAATCGCCGCGGGGAAAAAGGCGGGCGACATCGGAAACGCGGCGAAGAGAAAACTGGGCGACGAGGGGACCAGCACGGAATCCTGCGGTATCGATTGCTCGGGCTTCGTCTCGCGCTGCTGGAATCTGCGGCGTCCGTATTCGACCCGCGAGATGCATGAGATATGTGATCGCCTGGAATCATGGACGGATCTCCAGCCGGGGGACATCCTGTTGAACGACAAACATGTCGTGCTCTTTGTGGAATGGCTGGTGCCGGGAAAAGAAATGGTCGGCTACGAAGCCGGACCGTTTCCCGTATGGCGGGTCAGCGCCTGCGGCTTGTTCACCCATAAACTGAAAAGCCAGGGCTATGCTCCGTGGCGCTATCGGGGGATCAGGGACAAGTCCTGA
- the corA gene encoding magnesium/cobalt transporter CorA, translated as MSVTPCPGLDPAARWATLHDMFTKRHGPPGSSPATLTPHLVDGQARKPSVQIIEYDKDGVEEREITDLAELAARFDSRKVTWINIDGLGDVEVLSYLGQRFNLHPLALEDVLNTGQRPKVEAGPDYVFIVAQMVYQNREQTICGEQVSLFFGKNFLITVQEEGEYDVFDPVRERIRGGRGSIRKAKADYLGYALLDSIIDHYYPVLEDIGTAIEELEDDLLERPSRGMVITLHEYKRSLTQLRRFIWPLRDVVNGLLHDPSGHITSPTKVYLRDCYDHTVQLMDHVESYKEITSGLMELYHSSVGLRTNEVMRVLTVITSIFIPLTFIVGVYGMNFAPETPDGKKLPLNMPELYLPHGYIAIMLVMAVIAGVQLVIFKKMKWL; from the coding sequence GTGTCCGTCACCCCATGCCCCGGCCTTGATCCCGCGGCACGATGGGCTACGCTGCACGACATGTTCACCAAGCGTCATGGCCCGCCGGGATCCTCACCTGCCACGCTCACCCCGCATCTGGTCGACGGTCAGGCCCGCAAGCCGTCCGTCCAGATCATCGAATATGACAAGGACGGCGTCGAGGAGCGGGAGATCACCGACCTTGCCGAACTCGCCGCCCGTTTCGACAGCCGCAAGGTCACATGGATCAACATCGACGGTCTCGGCGATGTCGAGGTCCTGTCCTACCTCGGGCAGCGGTTCAATCTCCACCCGCTGGCACTGGAGGACGTCCTGAACACCGGTCAGCGACCGAAAGTGGAGGCGGGGCCGGACTATGTTTTCATTGTCGCGCAGATGGTTTATCAGAACAGGGAGCAGACCATCTGCGGAGAACAGGTGAGTTTGTTTTTCGGCAAGAATTTCCTCATCACCGTCCAGGAAGAGGGGGAATATGATGTCTTCGATCCTGTCCGCGAACGGATCCGCGGGGGCAGGGGCTCCATCCGTAAGGCGAAGGCGGACTACCTCGGCTATGCGTTGCTGGATTCGATCATCGACCACTACTACCCCGTTCTTGAAGACATCGGCACCGCCATCGAGGAACTGGAGGACGACCTGCTGGAACGGCCGTCACGCGGCATGGTCATCACGCTGCACGAATACAAGCGCAGCCTGACCCAGTTGCGCCGCTTCATCTGGCCGCTGCGGGATGTGGTGAACGGGCTGCTTCACGATCCCTCCGGTCACATCACCAGCCCGACAAAAGTCTATCTCCGGGATTGTTACGACCACACCGTCCAGCTCATGGATCATGTGGAAAGTTACAAGGAGATCACCTCGGGGCTCATGGAGTTATACCATTCCAGCGTCGGCCTGAGGACCAACGAGGTCATGCGCGTGCTCACCGTCATCACCTCCATCTTCATTCCCCTCACCTTCATCGTGGGGGTTTATGGCATGAACTTCGCCCCCGAGACGCCGGATGGGAAAAAGCTCCCGCTCAACATGCCCGAGCTCTACCTGCCGCATGGCTACATCGCCATCATGCTGGTGATGGCCGTCATCGCCGGCGTCCAACTGGTCATTTTCAAGAAAATGAAATGGCTGTGA
- a CDS encoding glycosyltransferase, translated as MFPGKIAFLGGYDPRRCGIATFTTDLCEAVATAAPHSHCFAGALNDRMEGYKYPPRVRFEILEKDLDSYRRAADFLNFNNVEVLCVQHEFGIFGGPAGSHLLALLKEVRMPVVTTLHTVLENPDAAQRMVMEELLRRSDRLVVMAEKGADILKETYNAPDSKLDVIPHGIPDIPFAKADLSKAQFGLEGKLVLLTFGLLGPGKGIEHVIEALPEIVKRHPNVVYVVLGATHPHLMAREGESYRLGLERLAEDRNLKEHVIFYNRFVSQEDLIEFIGATDIYLTPYLNEAQITSGTLAQVFGAGKAVVSTPYWHARELLADGRGMLVPFRNPQEIARGVCAYLDDPELLERTRIQAWKAGRKMIWPAVAARYLESFQHAQEDRKSLPRESFGGWTLGSRPYNLPPLRLDHIVRMTDGTGIFQHATFNVPNFHEGYCTDDNARAFILCNLLSEPGPLDELETTYLAFLTAALDHRTARFRNFMSHGRQWLETCGSEDSHARALWALGVGSGRSANVGHQRLSVYLFELGLPPVDDFVSPRAWAFTLLGIHEYLLRYPGKEKVLAARETLVRKLVTRWNDCATEDWPWFENEATYDNARLSQALILSGRGMGDETAYGIGMKSLRWLASLQKTQAGHFRPIGSDGFYTKDGARADFDQQPVEAQAMVSACLDASRITGDDFWSNEAKNAFEWFLGRNDLGQALYDSATGGCGDGLHETRVNANQGAESSLAFQIALAEMNHAAHPIPRFPQFPS; from the coding sequence ATGTTTCCGGGGAAGATCGCCTTCCTGGGTGGTTATGATCCAAGGCGCTGTGGTATCGCCACGTTCACGACCGACTTGTGTGAGGCCGTGGCCACGGCTGCTCCACACTCCCACTGTTTCGCCGGAGCGTTGAACGACCGGATGGAGGGTTACAAGTATCCCCCGCGGGTGAGATTCGAGATTCTCGAAAAGGATCTCGATTCATACCGGAGGGCGGCCGACTTTCTTAATTTCAATAATGTCGAAGTGCTGTGCGTGCAGCACGAGTTCGGCATCTTCGGAGGCCCGGCGGGGAGCCATTTGCTGGCGTTGCTGAAAGAAGTCCGGATGCCCGTGGTGACGACTCTCCATACGGTGCTGGAAAATCCCGATGCCGCGCAACGGATGGTGATGGAGGAACTCCTGCGCCGTAGCGACCGGTTGGTCGTGATGGCGGAAAAGGGAGCTGATATCCTGAAGGAGACATACAATGCGCCGGATTCCAAACTGGATGTGATTCCGCACGGCATCCCGGACATCCCGTTCGCCAAGGCGGACCTTTCCAAGGCGCAGTTCGGCCTGGAGGGCAAGCTGGTGTTGCTGACCTTCGGCCTTCTGGGACCCGGCAAAGGCATCGAGCATGTCATCGAAGCGCTTCCGGAGATCGTGAAGCGCCATCCGAATGTGGTTTATGTGGTTCTTGGCGCGACGCATCCGCATCTGATGGCAAGGGAGGGGGAGAGCTATCGGCTCGGGTTGGAGCGCCTCGCGGAAGACCGGAATCTCAAGGAGCATGTCATTTTTTACAATCGGTTCGTCTCTCAGGAAGATCTGATCGAATTTATCGGGGCGACAGATATCTATCTTACTCCCTATCTGAACGAGGCGCAGATCACGTCCGGCACGCTGGCACAGGTGTTCGGAGCGGGAAAGGCGGTGGTTTCGACCCCTTACTGGCATGCGAGGGAGCTTCTGGCGGACGGGCGGGGGATGCTGGTGCCGTTCCGGAATCCTCAGGAAATCGCAAGGGGGGTCTGTGCTTATCTGGATGATCCGGAGTTGCTCGAACGCACCCGGATCCAAGCTTGGAAGGCAGGACGGAAGATGATCTGGCCCGCCGTGGCGGCCCGCTATCTGGAATCCTTCCAACACGCGCAGGAAGACAGGAAATCTCTGCCCCGTGAATCGTTTGGCGGGTGGACGCTTGGCAGCAGGCCCTACAATCTGCCTCCGCTTCGTTTGGACCACATTGTCCGCATGACCGACGGTACGGGGATTTTCCAGCACGCCACCTTCAATGTCCCCAACTTCCATGAAGGCTACTGCACCGACGACAACGCCCGCGCGTTCATTCTCTGCAATCTGTTGTCCGAACCCGGACCACTGGACGAGCTGGAGACAACCTATCTGGCATTTCTCACGGCGGCGCTGGACCACCGGACCGCGCGCTTCCGAAACTTCATGAGTCATGGACGCCAGTGGTTGGAAACATGCGGCAGCGAGGACAGCCATGCCCGGGCCTTATGGGCTTTGGGCGTGGGTTCCGGTCGCTCCGCAAATGTCGGCCACCAGCGGCTTTCGGTTTATTTGTTCGAGCTGGGGCTTCCTCCGGTGGATGATTTCGTGTCCCCACGGGCATGGGCGTTCACCTTGCTGGGAATTCATGAATATCTGTTACGCTACCCGGGCAAGGAAAAGGTTCTGGCGGCTCGTGAGACGCTCGTTCGCAAGCTTGTGACCCGTTGGAACGATTGCGCGACCGAGGATTGGCCTTGGTTTGAAAACGAGGCGACCTATGACAACGCCCGGCTATCCCAGGCATTGATTCTTTCTGGCAGGGGCATGGGTGATGAAACGGCTTATGGGATCGGAATGAAATCGCTGCGCTGGCTGGCATCGCTGCAGAAAACGCAGGCGGGCCATTTCCGACCGATCGGGAGCGACGGATTTTATACGAAAGATGGCGCGCGGGCCGACTTCGATCAACAACCGGTGGAAGCACAGGCGATGGTTTCCGCCTGTCTGGACGCCTCCCGCATCACCGGGGACGACTTTTGGAGCAACGAGGCGAAGAATGCCTTCGAGTGGTTCCTGGGCCGCAACGATCTCGGGCAGGCGCTTTACGATTCCGCGACCGGAGGATGCGGTGATGGCCTGCACGAGACCCGCGTCAATGCAAACCAAGGGGCCGAGTCATCGCTCGCATTCCAAATCGCCCTCGCGGAAATGAATCATGCCGCCCATCCCATTCCCCGTTTCCCCCAATTCCCGTCATGA
- a CDS encoding glycoside hydrolase family 130 protein, which produces MSPIPLRRHETLLPDSARVIIRPFIPSEPQRIDAVLDRALALTESEVNRALDAIREEFESRHHNVEDVLLHHHAKVKHRIAGPMLSRERELLIGALFSGEYALESAALFNPSIVPHPDQRGVPDGGLRFIMSLRATGEGHISSIEFRSGEIAMDGSIAFDPVSRYVTLPDIEPNPSYRKKNFILKFHEMGFDNGFADAVMDSLEEEFTRSALNRSVGVVLRDNNPDSHELRRTLDCIQWLADSNYELRFAPELSVSERIIFPVSPNESNGIEDARFVCFAEDDGSKVYYATYTAYNGKSILPQLIETRDFLHFRILTLNGSAVQNKGMALFPRRIGGRYAMLSRQDDENLLIMFSDNPHYWSDPQILMRPTEVWESVKIGNCGSPIETEAGWLVITHGVGPMRKYCIGAVLLDLHDPTIILGRLREPLLSPVGSEREGYVPNVVYSCGSLVHGGKLILSYAMSDKFTSIASVDLSLLLAALTNEPGDVENRI; this is translated from the coding sequence ATGAGTCCGATTCCCCTGCGCCGCCACGAGACCCTGCTGCCTGACAGCGCGCGGGTCATCATCCGCCCCTTTATTCCGTCCGAGCCGCAACGCATCGACGCGGTGCTCGATCGCGCGCTGGCCCTGACCGAATCCGAGGTGAATCGCGCCTTGGACGCCATCCGGGAGGAGTTCGAGTCGCGCCACCACAACGTGGAGGATGTGCTGCTGCATCACCATGCGAAGGTGAAACACCGCATCGCCGGCCCGATGCTTTCCCGGGAGCGCGAACTTCTGATAGGCGCGTTGTTCTCGGGAGAGTATGCCCTGGAGTCGGCGGCGTTGTTCAATCCCTCCATCGTGCCGCATCCGGACCAAAGAGGAGTTCCGGATGGCGGACTGCGGTTCATCATGAGCCTGCGCGCCACCGGGGAGGGGCACATCTCATCGATCGAATTCCGCTCCGGAGAAATCGCGATGGATGGAAGCATCGCTTTTGATCCGGTGTCGCGCTATGTGACTTTGCCGGACATCGAACCGAATCCGAGCTACAGGAAGAAAAATTTCATCCTCAAGTTCCATGAGATGGGATTCGACAACGGCTTCGCGGACGCGGTGATGGATTCCTTGGAAGAGGAGTTCACCCGCAGCGCTCTGAACCGGAGCGTGGGCGTGGTCCTCCGTGATAACAATCCGGACAGTCACGAACTCCGGCGGACGCTGGACTGCATCCAGTGGCTGGCGGACTCGAATTATGAGCTGCGCTTCGCCCCGGAACTGAGTGTGAGCGAGCGGATTATTTTCCCGGTCTCTCCCAACGAGAGCAACGGCATCGAGGACGCGCGTTTCGTATGCTTCGCCGAGGACGATGGTTCGAAGGTGTATTATGCCACTTACACGGCTTACAACGGGAAATCCATTCTGCCGCAGTTGATCGAAACAAGGGATTTCCTGCATTTCAGGATTCTCACCCTGAATGGCAGCGCGGTTCAGAACAAAGGCATGGCGCTGTTCCCCCGCCGCATCGGGGGACGCTACGCGATGCTCTCACGCCAGGACGATGAGAATCTGCTGATCATGTTCTCGGACAATCCGCATTACTGGAGCGATCCTCAGATACTCATGCGGCCGACGGAGGTATGGGAGTCGGTGAAAATAGGAAACTGTGGATCACCCATCGAAACGGAAGCCGGCTGGCTTGTCATCACCCATGGAGTCGGTCCGATGCGGAAATACTGCATTGGAGCGGTGCTGCTGGACCTGCACGATCCCACCATAATCCTCGGCCGCCTGCGCGAACCACTGCTGTCTCCGGTCGGTAGCGAGCGGGAAGGTTATGTCCCGAACGTGGTTTACAGTTGTGGATCCCTGGTCCATGGCGGCAAGCTCATCCTCTCCTATGCGATGAGCGACAAATTCACCTCCATCGCCAGTGTGGACCTGTCTCTGCTATTGGCGGCCCTCACGAACGAGCCGGGAGATGTGGAGAACCGCATTTGA
- a CDS encoding helix-turn-helix domain-containing protein, producing the protein MLRRELSEQKTASPSFVQGIAQSLATHLVRTYRDDENPSPHRSSALPAFQLHRVLKLMDACLDEGINVGKLATAVQMSEAHFSRLFKGNTGFSPSRYFIRLRVSKAQELLRGTTKPIIEVGMDVGYTSPSHFAHVFRKETGLSPHEYRERTMGDVPTEDFSRIATG; encoded by the coding sequence ATGCTGCGCCGGGAGCTTTCCGAGCAAAAAACGGCCAGCCCATCCTTTGTGCAAGGGATCGCTCAAAGTCTGGCGACGCACCTCGTCCGAACTTACCGCGATGATGAAAACCCGAGTCCGCATCGTTCCAGCGCGCTTCCCGCGTTTCAACTGCACCGGGTTTTGAAGTTGATGGACGCTTGTCTCGATGAAGGCATCAACGTCGGCAAATTGGCGACGGCGGTCCAGATGAGCGAAGCGCATTTTTCCCGACTCTTCAAAGGGAACACCGGCTTTTCTCCTTCCCGGTATTTCATCCGTCTGCGGGTGTCGAAAGCACAGGAGCTTCTGCGCGGGACAACGAAGCCCATCATCGAGGTCGGCATGGATGTCGGCTACACCAGCCCGAGCCATTTCGCCCATGTGTTCCGCAAGGAAACGGGGCTCAGTCCCCATGAGTATCGGGAGAGAACGATGGGCGATGTGCCCACGGAAGATTTCAGCAGAATCGCGACAGGGTGA
- a CDS encoding alpha/beta hydrolase, whose protein sequence is MATSFSAIAQTNDGWDKTFPKNEKVDHRKVSFKNRYGITLAADLYQPKDRGDKRLAGIAVGGPFGAVKEQSSGLYAQTMAERGFVTLAFDPSYTGESGGEPRNVASPDINTEDFSAAVDFLGLQPSVDRERIGIIGICGWGGMALNATAVDKRIKAVATSTMYDMTRVMSKGYNDSVTKEERTKTLEQLSQQRWKDAESGTPALQPPYNVLKGGEAQFLVDYADYYMKPRGYHVRAVNSGNAWTQTTPLSFMNMPLLTYIKEISPRPILLIHGEKAHSRYFSETAYEAAEEPKELLIIPGASHVDLYDDQKKLIPFDKLTSFFNENLK, encoded by the coding sequence ATGGCAACTTCATTCTCCGCCATCGCGCAAACCAATGACGGCTGGGACAAGACCTTCCCCAAGAACGAAAAGGTCGATCACCGGAAAGTCTCTTTCAAGAACCGCTACGGCATCACTCTGGCCGCAGACCTGTATCAGCCGAAAGATCGCGGCGACAAACGCTTGGCGGGGATTGCCGTCGGCGGTCCCTTCGGGGCGGTGAAGGAGCAGTCGTCGGGCCTGTATGCACAGACGATGGCGGAACGCGGATTCGTCACCCTCGCTTTCGATCCTTCCTACACCGGGGAAAGTGGTGGCGAGCCGCGCAATGTCGCATCGCCGGACATCAATACCGAGGATTTCAGTGCCGCGGTGGATTTTCTCGGCCTGCAACCTTCCGTGGACCGTGAGCGCATCGGCATCATCGGCATTTGCGGCTGGGGTGGCATGGCGCTGAACGCCACCGCCGTGGACAAACGCATCAAAGCCGTCGCGACCAGCACCATGTATGACATGACGCGGGTGATGTCCAAAGGCTACAACGACAGCGTGACCAAGGAAGAACGCACCAAAACGCTGGAGCAACTGAGCCAGCAGCGGTGGAAGGATGCGGAAAGCGGCACTCCCGCTCTCCAGCCGCCCTATAACGTGCTGAAGGGCGGCGAGGCGCAGTTTCTAGTCGATTACGCCGACTACTACATGAAGCCACGCGGCTATCATGTGCGGGCGGTCAACTCAGGCAACGCTTGGACGCAGACCACGCCGCTGTCCTTCATGAACATGCCTCTCCTGACCTACATCAAGGAAATCTCGCCGCGCCCCATTCTCCTGATTCATGGCGAAAAAGCCCACTCCCGTTACTTCAGCGAAACCGCCTACGAGGCTGCGGAGGAGCCGAAGGAACTACTGATTATTCCGGGGGCCAGCCATGTTGATCTCTACGACGACCAGAAGAAGCTGATTCCCTTCGACAAACTCACCTCGTTCTTCAACGAAAATCTGAAGTGA
- a CDS encoding sugar O-acetyltransferase — protein MKQTADIFERLRNGETIPFDDPEYHQLRDAAFATKKLLLRLNQSADPEEMRSLLSQITGTEINESSAIFPPFHINYGKHTNIGKNVFINFDCVFLDLGGITIEDRVFIAPKVSLLTEGHPVSPEDRHSLTVAPIHIKRNAWIGANATIMQGVTIGENAIVAAGAVVTRNVPDNTIVGGIPAKIIKAIS, from the coding sequence ATGAAGCAAACGGCCGATATTTTCGAGCGCCTTCGGAATGGTGAAACCATTCCTTTCGATGACCCCGAATACCACCAACTTCGGGATGCCGCGTTCGCCACAAAGAAACTGCTCCTGCGGTTGAACCAATCCGCCGATCCAGAGGAAATGCGCTCCTTGCTGAGCCAGATCACAGGCACGGAAATCAACGAAAGCAGCGCGATCTTTCCTCCTTTCCACATCAATTACGGGAAGCACACGAACATCGGAAAAAACGTCTTCATCAACTTCGACTGCGTTTTTCTGGATCTCGGAGGGATCACCATTGAGGACCGGGTTTTCATCGCCCCAAAAGTCAGCCTGCTCACCGAAGGGCATCCCGTTTCCCCGGAGGACAGGCACTCGCTCACCGTGGCTCCCATTCACATCAAGCGAAACGCTTGGATCGGCGCCAATGCCACCATCATGCAGGGCGTGACCATCGGGGAGAACGCCATCGTGGCGGCTGGCGCGGTCGTCACCAGAAACGTTCCTGACAACACCATTGTGGGCGGAATCCCCGCCAAGATCATCAAAGCCATATCATGA
- a CDS encoding cyclophilin-like fold protein, with amino-acid sequence MLSAVLLIAGGASSCKGEPAVAGGTTAQSETTQGENARKENRMKITVGQKTFTATLGDNATVTAFKAMLPLTLDMSDFNSNEKVIRLPNRLPTNDSNPRRIEVGDLMIWSSNSLVLFYRSFPTNYSYTKLGRIDNPEGLVAASGSGNVTISFELE; translated from the coding sequence ATGCTTTCGGCGGTGCTCCTGATCGCGGGCGGCGCCTCATCCTGCAAGGGTGAACCTGCGGTTGCCGGTGGGACCACCGCTCAGAGCGAAACAACCCAAGGCGAAAATGCCAGGAAGGAAAATCGGATGAAAATCACCGTCGGACAAAAGACCTTTACCGCGACACTCGGAGACAATGCAACGGTAACGGCGTTCAAGGCGATGTTGCCGCTCACGCTGGACATGAGTGACTTCAACAGTAACGAAAAAGTCATCCGCTTGCCGAACAGGCTGCCCACCAATGACTCCAACCCACGGCGCATCGAGGTTGGCGACTTGATGATCTGGAGTTCCAACAGCCTGGTGCTTTTCTACAGGAGCTTTCCGACCAATTACAGCTACACCAAATTGGGACGCATCGACAACCCCGAAGGACTTGTCGCTGCTTCCGGGTCGGGAAACGTGACGATCAGTTTTGAACTGGAATAA
- a CDS encoding 3-deoxy-D-manno-octulosonic acid transferase codes for MRQLFALTLYRLILPLLFLAAFPGWVVKMLRRGGFGTRLGERAAVYTTPLEEEPCGTVHFHAVSVGESLLALKLIREWLLAEPDRRFVLATGTATGHAVATGADIPGLRVTYSPLDFRWMVRSYLNRFEPSQIVLVEGEVWPHLLQECKKRGIPVRLVNARMSPRSARRFSKFAAWLRPTYSLLDTVATQQSEDAAIWQTLGLAPENIHRTGSLKFDPGSGSRPARRPEFQHILDSFGKNRSVVLAASTHPGEDSLIASAIREADIRALPVLVPRHAERRAEVTADLERAGFHIVLRSTLPPNHLPTSGGVPESEVGSGFPDNACLVIDTTGELRDWTAHADAVVIGKSFLSIGGQNPAEAILAHIPVIFGPHMENFQPLASHLISTGGCICVQDSEELAESISAALDPAKAKDMTQAAEKLLTRHQGATVRILHLLKQP; via the coding sequence ATGCGCCAGCTTTTCGCCCTCACCCTCTACCGGCTCATCCTGCCGCTGCTGTTCCTCGCCGCGTTTCCCGGCTGGGTGGTGAAGATGCTGCGGCGCGGCGGCTTCGGCACGCGCCTGGGCGAGCGTGCGGCGGTTTACACCACCCCGCTTGAGGAAGAACCCTGCGGCACGGTGCATTTCCACGCGGTCAGCGTGGGCGAGTCCCTGCTCGCTCTGAAGCTCATCCGCGAGTGGCTGCTGGCGGAACCCGACCGCCGCTTCGTCCTCGCCACCGGCACCGCCACCGGACACGCCGTGGCCACCGGGGCGGACATCCCGGGCCTCCGCGTCACCTACTCGCCGCTGGATTTCCGTTGGATGGTGCGCTCCTACCTGAACCGCTTCGAGCCATCCCAGATCGTTCTGGTGGAGGGAGAAGTCTGGCCGCACCTGCTGCAAGAATGTAAGAAACGGGGAATTCCAGTGCGGTTGGTGAATGCCCGCATGTCGCCCCGCTCCGCACGCCGGTTCTCGAAATTCGCCGCGTGGCTGAGACCCACCTACAGTCTGCTGGACACCGTCGCCACCCAGCAATCGGAAGACGCCGCCATCTGGCAAACCCTGGGCCTCGCTCCCGAAAACATCCACCGCACCGGCAGCCTGAAATTCGATCCCGGCAGCGGATCACGGCCGGCACGCCGCCCTGAGTTCCAGCACATCCTCGATTCCTTCGGAAAAAACCGTTCTGTCGTTCTCGCGGCAAGCACCCACCCCGGTGAGGACTCGCTCATCGCCTCCGCCATCCGCGAGGCGGATATCCGAGCCCTCCCCGTCCTCGTCCCACGCCATGCCGAGCGTCGGGCGGAGGTGACGGCGGACCTCGAACGAGCCGGATTCCACATCGTCCTCCGCTCGACCCTTCCTCCAAACCACCTCCCGACATCAGGCGGTGTTCCGGAGTCGGAAGTAGGAAGCGGCTTTCCCGACAACGCCTGCCTCGTCATCGATACCACTGGAGAACTCCGCGATTGGACCGCCCATGCCGATGCCGTTGTCATCGGAAAAAGTTTCCTCTCCATCGGTGGACAAAATCCCGCCGAAGCCATTCTGGCCCACATTCCGGTCATTTTCGGTCCGCACATGGAAAACTTCCAGCCTCTCGCCAGCCACCTCATCTCCACAGGCGGCTGCATCTGCGTCCAAGATTCGGAAGAACTCGCGGAGTCCATTTCCGCGGCACTTGATCCCGCTAAAGCAAAAGACATGACCCAAGCCGCGGAGAAGCTCCTCACCCGCCACCAAGGCGCGACGGTAAGAATCCTGCATCTGCTGAAGCAGCCCTGA